A segment of the Desulfofundulus kuznetsovii DSM 6115 genome:
GGTCTTAAGGACATGGCTTTTTTGTTTTTTGTGCACAATAAAGCAGAAGGAGGAGATGAACATTTGGAGCATCCGGAGCACGAGAAAACTGTAGAAATGAAAGGAAGTCGCAAGGAAGATCTTAACCGCATCAGGGGTACCCAGCGCCTGGTAGATCCCGAACGGGGGCCGGAGAATAAGAGAAAAAAGAAAGCCCGGGAAACATAGAATGACATATTTTACCAGTCTGGTATTGTATAATAAGACCAGACTTTTCTTTATGCCCATTGATTTGTAAGGCTGTCATAAGGGTCTAGAGGCGGCCATATAATGATAGAGGGCTGTGCATGGCCAGGTGGGAGTGGGCTTGATGACCGGCTACGTCGTCTATGTGGATCAGGTCCTGGCAGGCAATTTGCTCCTCAATTATATTTTATTATGGACGGCCGGGCGACTATCACAGGTGAGGACAACTATATTCCGGCTGGTCTTATCCAGCGCCCTGGGCAGTGTATACGCTTTGTTCTTTTTTGTCCCGGGATTTAACCAGTTATTCAGTTTGCCTTTGAAAATTTTCTTTTCCTCCTTAATGGTCGTGGGAGCCTTTGCCCCTTTGCCCCTGAACAGACTGCTCGCCTGTCTTGTATTTTTTTATCTGTCGTCTTTTGCCCTGGGAGGCATCTGGCTCGGTTTTATTTATTTTCTTTACTCCAATAGTGATTTCGCCGCCGCCGTAAACCAGACGTTGCACATTATCCAGCATTATTTCTGGCCCGGCCTTTTGCTGGCTCTCGCAACTCTGATGGGGGGAGGACGTGTACTAGCCCTGTTGATGCAGTTACGGTTGGAGCAGCAGGCGCACAGGGTGGGCCTGCTGGTGGAAGTGGAGGGGCGGCGGGTAGAGGTGTGTGGCCTGGTGGATACGGGTAACAGTTTAAGGGATCCCCTTACCGGTCACCCGGTGATTGTCGTGGAGTACACCGCCTTGCTGACCATATTGCCCCCGGCGGTACGGCAAATTATCGAGGAGGCAGGGGATTCCAGCGACCCCTCCGTTCTGGCAGCCCTGGCCGGAACCGGCTGGGCGGCCCGCCTCTGTTTGATTCCCTTCCGCTCCGTAGGCCAGGAGCAGGGGATGCTGATTGGTATTCGTCCGGACAGGGTGGAAATTCTCCAAAAAGACGGCAGTACCGGGGTTCATCAGGTGGTTGTAGGCATTTACAGGCATACGCTGGGAAGTTATCAAGCACTGGTACCCCCGGCAGTGGTCAAAGCGGCCTGACGGGCCGGGGACCAAGATCAAGGTGGGGTGGGAAAGTATGTCTTTGCCGAGAATTGTGCAACTGAAGTGGCACTGCCGCTTGCTACTGATCAGGCTGGCGGCCTGGTTGGGCTACCACCGGGAAATTTATTATGTAGGCAGCAGTGAGGCGCTCCCGCCACCCCTTTCCACCGATGAAGAATCCTTTTTGATCAACAAACTGGAGGCCGGAGACACCGCCGTACGCACCGTGCTCATT
Coding sequences within it:
- the spoIIGA gene encoding sigma-E processing peptidase SpoIIGA; translation: MTGYVVYVDQVLAGNLLLNYILLWTAGRLSQVRTTIFRLVLSSALGSVYALFFFVPGFNQLFSLPLKIFFSSLMVVGAFAPLPLNRLLACLVFFYLSSFALGGIWLGFIYFLYSNSDFAAAVNQTLHIIQHYFWPGLLLALATLMGGGRVLALLMQLRLEQQAHRVGLLVEVEGRRVEVCGLVDTGNSLRDPLTGHPVIVVEYTALLTILPPAVRQIIEEAGDSSDPSVLAALAGTGWAARLCLIPFRSVGQEQGMLIGIRPDRVEILQKDGSTGVHQVVVGIYRHTLGSYQALVPPAVVKAA